A window of the Cicer arietinum cultivar CDC Frontier isolate Library 1 chromosome 6, Cicar.CDCFrontier_v2.0, whole genome shotgun sequence genome harbors these coding sequences:
- the LOC101514944 gene encoding uncharacterized protein has product MASNNNGIGGKEERRRRIAERGSDRMALITGRINALPPTPTSAASSPIYPRHGQTMSASVFDEYLGGAEDNKNDASIASRLKHQGGFKYSNFETKHEEEEPLIKDSNTIPKSKTKSSSKSKQTGSVEAKKPRSWRKHTFFSSRELNFCILASENTRALSSLIIALLVVFYYTISESILASRPLYIVLVTDVTIVVARIYREKTRFLEEKEGDKGEAGEDGHSWGDAVKLLERGLVLYQAIRGVFIDCSIYLVVVVCCISLM; this is encoded by the exons ATGGCGAGCAACAACAATGGAATTGGAGGAAAAGaagagagaagaagaaggatTGCAGAAAGAGGTTCTGATCGAATGGCATTAATAACTGGCCGTATCAATGCACTTCCACCTACACCTACTTCTGCCGCGTCATCACCAATATATCCTCGTCATGGACAAACCATGTCTGCTTCTGTATTCGATGAATACCTTG GTGGTGCTGAAGACAACAAAAATGATGCATCTATTGCTTCAAGACTAAAACATCAAGGTGGTTTCAAGTATTCAAATTTCGAGACAAAACATGAAGAAGAGGAACCTCTAATAAAAGATTCCAACACCATTCCAAAATCCAAAACCAAATCATCAtcaaaatccaaacaaacaGGATCAGTCGAGGCGAAAAAGCCTCGTAGCTGGCGTAAACACACATTTTTCTCATCAAGAGAGCTGAATTTCTGCATCTTAGCTTCTGAAAACACAAGAGCACTAAGTTCATTGATAATAGCATTGCTTGTTGTTTTTTACTACACAATCTCAGAAAGTATTTTGGCTTCAAGACCACTCTACATTGTCTTGGTAACCGATGTAACGATCGTTGTTGCTCGCATTTACCGCGAAAAGACTCGATTTTTGGAAGAGAAAGAAGGAGATAAAGGTGAGGCTGGTGAAGATGGACATAGTTGGGGTGATGCAGTTAAACTTTTGGAGAGAGGTTTGGTTCTTTATCAAGCTATAAGAGGTGTTTTTATTGATTGTAGTATTTATTTAGTTGTTGTTGTATGCTGCATTTCCTTAAtgtag